A stretch of the Vigna radiata var. radiata cultivar VC1973A chromosome 9, Vradiata_ver6, whole genome shotgun sequence genome encodes the following:
- the LOC106774327 gene encoding malonate--CoA ligase isoform X1, with translation MSRSLKAFNKHLTLLPLPLHLRSSSAHPFITSSSFPLFPHHVSFPRFSFSHLRPLSSSAPATLMEVVKAIARQEPAVHENVAIRADQKSYSYKELLSSAQQISNLLCAASDALEGNLGGARIGIVAKPSAEFVAGIIGIWLSGGVAVPLATSYPEVELLYVIDNSDISAVLSTEEHNELMQSVANKSSSKFFHLPSVVNISSEKSRNGHSQNGKIQEDRVFLDDIIGGSSEDDPALILYTSGTTGKPKGVVHTHRSIISQVQTLAKSWEYTSADKFLHCLPLHHVHGLFNGLMAPLYAGSSVEFLPKFSVRGVWQRWRESYPTDGSKADDAITVFTGVPTIYARLIQGYNAMDSELKHVSASAANNLRLMMCGSSALPLPVMQEWEAITGHRLLERYGMTEFVMALSNPLKGERKPGTVGKPFPGIEVKIIAEEDGEDDNTAMGELCVKSPSLFKEYYKLPEVTKESFTDDGFFKTGDAVTTDEDGYYIILGRTNADIIKAGGYKLSALEIESVIIEHPAILECCILGLPDNDYGEIVGAIVVLHPDVKEKRDQESKPALSLEELSTWAKDKIAPYKIPTKLILWEKLPRNAMGKINKKELKKLVVSEH, from the exons ATGAGTCGCTCATTGAAAGCTTTCAACAAACACCTTACTCTCCTCCCTCTCCCTCTACACCTACGCTCTTCTTCTGCCCATCCCTTCATAACTTCCTCTTCTTTCCCTCTTTTCCCACATCACGTTTCCTTCCCCAGGTTCTCTTTCTCTCACCTTCGTCCACTCTCGT CTTCTGCACCTGCTACATTAATGGAGGTGGTGAAAGCAATTGCTAGGCAAGAACCTGCAGTTCATGAAAATGTTGCTATCAGAGCTGATCAGAAGAGTTATAGTTACAAGGAACTCCTATCATCAGCACAGCAGATATCTAATCTCTTGTGTGCTGCCAGTGATGCACTGGAG GGAAATCTTGGTGGAGCTCGAATAGGAATTGTAGCCAAACCCTCTGCTGAATTTGTTGCTGGAATAATTGGGATTTGGCTTAGCGGAGGTGTTGCTGTTCCCCTTGCAACCAGCTATCCAGAAGTAGAGCTCTTGTATGTGATTGATAATTCG GATATATCTGCAGTACTGAGTACTGAAGAGCATAATGAATTAATGCAAAGCGTAGCCAATAAAAGCTCTTCCAAGTTTTTTCATCTTCCATCTGTTGTCAACATTTCTTCAGAGAAAAGCAGAAATGGACACTCACAGAATGGGAAAATTCAAGAAGACAGGGTTTTCTTGGATGATATCATAGGAGGATCAA GTGAAGATGATCCAGCACTGATTTTGTACACCAGTGGGACTACAGGTAAACCTAAGGGAGTTGTTCATACACACAGAAGCATCATTTCCCAG GTCCAAACTTTGGCAAAATCATGGGAGTACACGTCTGCTGACAAGTTTCTGCATTGTCTACCACTACATC ATGTTCATGGGCTTTTCAATGGTTTAATGGCCCCTCTCTATGCAGGTTCCTCG GTTGAGTTTTTGCCAAAATTTAGTGTGAGGGGAGTTTGGCAGAGATGGCGTGAGTCATATCCAACTGATGGTTCTAAGGCTGACGATGCTATAACCGTGTTCACTGGA GTTCCAACTATCTATGCCCGATTGATACAAGGTTATAATGCAATGGATTCTGAGCTTAAACATGTTTCAGCATCTGCCGCAAATAACTTGCGTCTTATG ATGTGTGGGTCCTCTGCACTTCCACTACCTGTTATGCAAGAATGGGAAGCCATCACTGGGCATCGCTTATTGGAACGATATGGCATGACTGAA TTTGTTATGGCATTGTCAAATCCATTGAAAGGTGAGCGCAAGCCAGGAACTGTGGGCAAACCATTTCCTGGAATAGAG GTCAAGATCATTGCAGAAGAAGATGGTGAGGATGACAACACTGCAATGGGCGAGCTTTGCGTTAAGAGCCCTTCATTgtttaaagaatattataaacttCCTGAG GTGACGAAGGAATCGTTTACTGATGATGGATTCTTTAAGACTGGAGATGCAGTTACTACAGATGAAGACGGATATTACATCATTTTAGGAC GTACTAATGCTGATATAATCAAGGCTGGTGGCTATAAGCTGTCTGCATTGGAAATTGAATCAGTTATCATAGAG CATCCAGCTATCTTAGAATGCTGCATTTTAGGATTACCAGACAACGACTATGGAGAGATTGTAGGTGCAATCGTTGTGCTACATCCTGACGTTAAAGAGAAGAGAGATCAAGAATCAAAGCCTGCTCTAAGCCTAGAAGAATTATCTACCTGGGCCAAAGACAAAATTGCACCTTACAAG aTTCCAACTAAATTAATCCTGTGGGAAAAACTCCCTCGTAATGCCATGGGGAAG ATAAATAAAAAGGAGCTGAAGAAGCTGGTGGTTTCAGAACACTGA
- the LOC106774327 gene encoding malonate--CoA ligase isoform X2, translated as MEVVKAIARQEPAVHENVAIRADQKSYSYKELLSSAQQISNLLCAASDALEGNLGGARIGIVAKPSAEFVAGIIGIWLSGGVAVPLATSYPEVELLYVIDNSDISAVLSTEEHNELMQSVANKSSSKFFHLPSVVNISSEKSRNGHSQNGKIQEDRVFLDDIIGGSSEDDPALILYTSGTTGKPKGVVHTHRSIISQVQTLAKSWEYTSADKFLHCLPLHHVHGLFNGLMAPLYAGSSVEFLPKFSVRGVWQRWRESYPTDGSKADDAITVFTGVPTIYARLIQGYNAMDSELKHVSASAANNLRLMMCGSSALPLPVMQEWEAITGHRLLERYGMTEFVMALSNPLKGERKPGTVGKPFPGIEVKIIAEEDGEDDNTAMGELCVKSPSLFKEYYKLPEVTKESFTDDGFFKTGDAVTTDEDGYYIILGRTNADIIKAGGYKLSALEIESVIIEHPAILECCILGLPDNDYGEIVGAIVVLHPDVKEKRDQESKPALSLEELSTWAKDKIAPYKIPTKLILWEKLPRNAMGKINKKELKKLVVSEH; from the exons ATGGAGGTGGTGAAAGCAATTGCTAGGCAAGAACCTGCAGTTCATGAAAATGTTGCTATCAGAGCTGATCAGAAGAGTTATAGTTACAAGGAACTCCTATCATCAGCACAGCAGATATCTAATCTCTTGTGTGCTGCCAGTGATGCACTGGAG GGAAATCTTGGTGGAGCTCGAATAGGAATTGTAGCCAAACCCTCTGCTGAATTTGTTGCTGGAATAATTGGGATTTGGCTTAGCGGAGGTGTTGCTGTTCCCCTTGCAACCAGCTATCCAGAAGTAGAGCTCTTGTATGTGATTGATAATTCG GATATATCTGCAGTACTGAGTACTGAAGAGCATAATGAATTAATGCAAAGCGTAGCCAATAAAAGCTCTTCCAAGTTTTTTCATCTTCCATCTGTTGTCAACATTTCTTCAGAGAAAAGCAGAAATGGACACTCACAGAATGGGAAAATTCAAGAAGACAGGGTTTTCTTGGATGATATCATAGGAGGATCAA GTGAAGATGATCCAGCACTGATTTTGTACACCAGTGGGACTACAGGTAAACCTAAGGGAGTTGTTCATACACACAGAAGCATCATTTCCCAG GTCCAAACTTTGGCAAAATCATGGGAGTACACGTCTGCTGACAAGTTTCTGCATTGTCTACCACTACATC ATGTTCATGGGCTTTTCAATGGTTTAATGGCCCCTCTCTATGCAGGTTCCTCG GTTGAGTTTTTGCCAAAATTTAGTGTGAGGGGAGTTTGGCAGAGATGGCGTGAGTCATATCCAACTGATGGTTCTAAGGCTGACGATGCTATAACCGTGTTCACTGGA GTTCCAACTATCTATGCCCGATTGATACAAGGTTATAATGCAATGGATTCTGAGCTTAAACATGTTTCAGCATCTGCCGCAAATAACTTGCGTCTTATG ATGTGTGGGTCCTCTGCACTTCCACTACCTGTTATGCAAGAATGGGAAGCCATCACTGGGCATCGCTTATTGGAACGATATGGCATGACTGAA TTTGTTATGGCATTGTCAAATCCATTGAAAGGTGAGCGCAAGCCAGGAACTGTGGGCAAACCATTTCCTGGAATAGAG GTCAAGATCATTGCAGAAGAAGATGGTGAGGATGACAACACTGCAATGGGCGAGCTTTGCGTTAAGAGCCCTTCATTgtttaaagaatattataaacttCCTGAG GTGACGAAGGAATCGTTTACTGATGATGGATTCTTTAAGACTGGAGATGCAGTTACTACAGATGAAGACGGATATTACATCATTTTAGGAC GTACTAATGCTGATATAATCAAGGCTGGTGGCTATAAGCTGTCTGCATTGGAAATTGAATCAGTTATCATAGAG CATCCAGCTATCTTAGAATGCTGCATTTTAGGATTACCAGACAACGACTATGGAGAGATTGTAGGTGCAATCGTTGTGCTACATCCTGACGTTAAAGAGAAGAGAGATCAAGAATCAAAGCCTGCTCTAAGCCTAGAAGAATTATCTACCTGGGCCAAAGACAAAATTGCACCTTACAAG aTTCCAACTAAATTAATCCTGTGGGAAAAACTCCCTCGTAATGCCATGGGGAAG ATAAATAAAAAGGAGCTGAAGAAGCTGGTGGTTTCAGAACACTGA
- the LOC106772940 gene encoding ruvB-like protein 1, producing the protein MEKMKIEEVQSTTKKQRVATHTHIKGLGLEPTGKASRFAAGFVGQVEAREASGLVVDMIRQKKMAGRALLLAGPPGTGKTALALGISQELGTKVPFCPMVGSEVYSSEVKKTEVLMENFRRAIGLRIKENKEVYEGEVTELTPEETESVSGGYGKSISHVIIGLKTVKGTKQLKLDPTIYDALIKEKVAVGDVIYIEANSGAVKRVGRSDAFATEFDLEAEEYVPLPKGEVHKKKEIVQDVTLHDLDAANARPQGGQDILSLMGQMMKPRKTEITDKLRQEINKVVNRYIDEGVAELVPGVLFIDEVHMLDMECFSYLNRALESSLSPIVIFATNRGICNVRGTDMSSPHGIPVDLLDRLVIIRTQIYGPAEMIQILAIRAQVEELVVDDESLAFLGEIGQRTSLRHAVQLLSPASIVAKMNGRDNICKADLEEVCSLYLDAKSSARLLQEQQEKYIS; encoded by the exons ATGGAgaagatgaaaatagaagagGTTCAGTCTACGACCAAGAAACAGCGTGTTGCTACTCATACTCACATCAAAGGCCTAGGGCTCGAG CCGACTGGAAAAGCATCGCGTTTTGCCGCTGGCTTCGTCGGCCAAGTTGAAGCCAGAGAAGCTTCCGGTCTCGTGGTCGACATGATTCGCCAGAAGAAGATGGCCGGCCGTGCACTCCTTCTCGCCGGACCACCTGGAACCGGAAAGACTGCACTGGCACTTGGGATAAGCCAAGAGCTTGGCACCAAG GTGCCATTCTGTCCAATGGTTGGCTCTGAAGTGTACTCCTCAGAGGTGAAGAAGACTGAGGTTCTCATGGAAAATTTTCGACGGGCCATTGGTCTGCGTATAAAGGAAAACAAGGAAGTGTATGAAGGAGAG GTAACTGAGCTCACTCCCGAAGAAACTGAGAGTGTATCAGGTGGTTATGGTAAAAGTATTAGCCATGTGATAATTGGATTGAAGACAGTGAAAGGAACCAAGCAACTCAAGTTGGATCCTACCATATATGATGCCTTGATAAAGGAAAAG GTAGCTGTTGGGGATGTTATATACATTGAGGCAAATAGTGGCGCTGTAAAAAGGGTGGGTCGAAGTGATGCTTTTGCTACAGAGTTTGACCTTGAGGCAGAAGAGTATGTTCCACTTCCCAAGGGAGAGGTGCACAAGAAAAAGGAGATTGTTCAG GATGTAACCTTGCATGATCTGGATGCTGCCAATGCACGACCTCAAGGGGGACAAGATATTCTGTCTCTTATGGGTCAGATGATGAAACCCAGGAAAACAGAAATCACCGACAAGTTGAGACAAGAAATTAACAAG GTTGTCAATCGATATATTGACGAAGGTGTGGCAGAGCTTGTGCCCGGAGTTCTATTTATCGATGAG GTTCATATGTTAGACATGGAATGTTTTTCGTATTTGAATCGTGCTTTAGAGAGCTCCCTATCTCCAATAGTAATATTTGCTACTAATAGAGGAATATGTAATGTAAG AGGGACTGATATGAGCAGTCCTCACGGCATACCTGTTGACCTACTGGATCGGTTGGTGATCATTCGAACACAAATCTATGGTCCTGCTGAAATGATACAG ATTCTAGCTATCCGTGCTCAAGTGGAGGAACTGGTTGTGGATGACGAGAGTTTAGCTTTCCTTGGGGAAATTGGACAACGAACATCTTTAAG GCATGCAGTTCAGCTGTTATCACCTGCCAGCATTGTAGCAAAAATGAATGGCAGAGACAATATATGCAAG GCGGATCTTGAAGAGGTTTGTTCGCTATATTTGGATGCCAAATCATCTGCCAGGTTACTTCAAGAGCAGCAGGAGAAATACATTTCGtaa
- the LOC106773666 gene encoding protein NRT1/ PTR FAMILY 1.2: MEATMEKQVELCSREVEMVSEHIQRPQKEKGGFVTMPFIMANEALAKVATFGLVPNMVVYLMGSYHFHLAKATQVLLLSSATSNITPLIGAFIADSYLGRFLSVGLGSTVIFLGMTLLWLTAMVPQARPLPCNQEPGRCKSATTGQMTMLISSFALMSLGNGGLACSMPFGADQVNKKDNPKNQRVLETFFSWYYAFTAFAVIIALTVIVYIQDHFGWKLGFGVPAALMFMSTLSFFIASPLYVKNKVQGSLITGLAQVIVVAYKNRKLPLPPSNSVEMYHRRKDSDLLVPDEKLRFLNKACIIQDPEKDIASDGSASDPWSLCTIEQVEELKAIMKVIPLWSTGIMVSVNIGGPFGILQAKSLNRHITSKFEVPAGSFSVVLVFTIFLWVALYDRAIIPLASKIVGKPVRISAKRRMGIGLGFSLLHFATAAIVETTRRSRAIRERHVDDMHAVLNMSGMWLVPQLFLAGLAEAFNAIGQSEFYYTEFPRTMSSIASCLFGLGMAAGNFLSSFIFSTVEHVTSRGGKEGWVLDNINKGRYDKYYWLLALLNAVNILYYLVCSWAYGPTIDQMRNQKSSNEKPLAQNGTVSKASHVSEEDIGLNVKRVN; encoded by the exons atG GAGGCAACAATGGAGAAGCAAGTGGAGCTTTGTTCAAGAGAAGTTGAAATGGTATCAGAACACATTCAACGACCACAAAAGGAAAAGGGTGGTTTCGTTACCATGCCTTTCATCATGG CAAATGAGGCACTTGCAAAAGTTGCAACATTTGGTCTTGTGCCAAACATGGTAGTGTATTTGATGGGGAGTTACCACTTTCATTTAGCCAAAGCAACCCAAGTGCTTCTATTGTCCTCTGCAACTAGCAATATCACACCACTCATAGGTGCTTTCATTGCTGATTCTTACTTGGGTCGATTTCTCTCTGTTGGGTTAGGATCCACCGTCATTTTTCTG GGAATGACACTCTTGTGGCTAACAGCGATGGTTCCACAAGCTCGGCCTCTTCCTTGCAATCAAGAACCTGGAAGATGTAAATCAGCAACAACTGGGCAAATGACAATGCTAATCTCTTCCTTTGCTCTCATGTCTCTTGGAAATGGTGGTCTTGCATGTTCCATGCCATTTGGTGCAGACCAGGTCAACAAAAAGGATAACCCCAAAAACCAGAGGGTGTTAGAAACATTTTTCAGCTGGTATTATGCTTTTACAGCTTTTGCTGTCATAATAGCCCTCACAGTCATAGTGTATATCCAAGATCATTTTGGGTGGAAATTGGGTTTTGGAGTTCCAGCAGCACTTATGTTCATGTCCACTTTATCGTTTTTCATTGCTTCTCCACTTTATGTAAAGAACAAAGTTCAGGGCAGCTTAATCACTGGCCTAGCACAAGTAATTGTTGTGGCCTACAAGAACAGGAAGCTTCCTTTACCACCAAGTAACTCAGTTGAAATGTACCATCGTAGGAAAGACTCTGATCTTCTTGTTCCTGATGAAAAACTAAG GTTTCTGAATAAAGCTTGCATAATTCAAGATCCTGAAAAAGATATAGCCAGTGATGGATCAGCCTCGGATCCGTGGAGTCTCTGCACAATAGAACAAGTGGAAGAACTAAAAGCTATCATGAAAGTTATTCCACTGTGGTCTACAGGGATCATGGTGTCAGTTAACATTGGAGGCCCTTTTGGAATACTGCAAGCTAAATCCCTCAACAGGCACATCACTTCTAAGTTTGAAGTTCCAGCAGGTTCTTTTTCTGTAGTCTTGGTGTTTACAATATTTCTTTGGGTGGCTCTTTATGATCGTGCAATTATTCCTCTAGCATCAAAGATTGTAGGAAAACCGGTTAGGATAAGTGCCAAGAGAAGAATGGGAATTGGGTTGGGTTTCTCTTTACTCCACTTTGCAACTGCAGCAATTGTGGAGACTACAAGGAGAAGTAGAGCAATCAGGGAGAGACATGTTGATGACATGCATGCAGTGTTGAATATGTCTGGAATGTGGCTTGTTCCTCAACTTTTCTTGGCAGGCTTGGCTGAAGCATTCAATGCCATAGGCCAAAGTGAGTTCTATTACACAGAGTTTCCTAGAACAATGTCAAGTATTGCGTCTTGCCTTTTTGGACTTGGAATGGCTGCAGGAAACTTCTTATCTAGTTTCATATTCAGCACTGTGGAACATGTTACTTCAAGAGGAGGAAAAGAGGGATGGGTTTTGGATAATATTAACAAGGGTCGTTATGATAAGTACTATTGGCTTCTTGCTCTACTCAATGCTGTTAATATACTGTATTATCTAGTATGCAGCTGGGCTTATGGACCCACAATTGATCAAATGAGAAACCAGAAGAGTTCAAATGAGAAACCATTAGCTCAAAATGGCACTGTGAGCAAGGCATCACATGTCAGTGAAGAAGATATTGGCTTAAATGTGAAAAGAGTTAACTAG
- the LOC106773022 gene encoding protein NRT1/ PTR FAMILY 1.2 yields the protein MEKEVELCSAQPQMASHRISQFEGRAKGGLVTMPFIIGNEALARVATLGLLPNMILYLMGSYNLHLGKATQILLLSVAITNFMPLPGAFIADSYLGRFLAVGLGSFITFLGMALLWLTAMIPEARPPHCNSETEKCVSATFGQMTVLISSLALMSIGNGGLSCSLAFGADQVNRKDNPNNQRALEIFFSWYYASSAISVIIAFTGIVYIQDHLGWKLGFGVPAALMFLSTFLFFLASPLYVKHKTHSSLLTGFARVIVVAYKNRKLRLPHKISDGMYHHKQDSDLVVPTDKLRFLNKACFIKDPEKDIASDGSTLNPWNLCTVDQVEELKAIVKVIPLWSTGIMMYLNIGGSFGLLQAKSLNRHITPNFEVPAGSLAVIMIFTIFIWIALYDRVIIPLASKLRGKPIRISSKTRMGLGLFFSFLHLVTAAIVETIRRRRAISEGHVNDTHAVLNMSAMWLFPQLCLGGIAEAFNAVGQNEFYYSEFPKTMSSIASSFFGLGMAVGYVLSSLLFHAVEKVTSRGGNGGWISDNINKGHFDKYYWLLVTLSAVNLLYYLLCSWNYGPTADLQSKLNQENGSQEEELPLIR from the exons ATGGAGAAGGAGGTTGAGCTTTGTTCAGCTCAACCCCAAATGGCTTCTCACCGAATTTCTCAATTCGAAGGGCGTGCTAAGGGTGGCCTCGTTACCATGCCTTTCATCATAG GAAATGAAGCACTTGCGAGAGTGGCAACCTTGGGGCTTCTGCCCAATATGATACTGTATTTGATGGGAAGTTACAATCTTCATCTGGGCAAAGCTACCCAGATACTCCTGTTATCTGTTGCAATCACCAATTTCATGCCTCTTCCTGGGGCTTTCATTGCCGATTCTTATCTGGGTCGCTTCCTCGCTGTTGGTTTAGGTTCCTTCATCACTTTCCTG GGAATGGCACTATTGTGGCTAACAGCCATGATCCCAGAGGCTCGGCCTCCTCATTGCAATTCTGAAACTGAAAAATGTGTATCAGCAACATTTGGGCAGATGACAGTGTTAATCTCTTCCCTTGCTCTCATGTCCATTGGAAACGGTGGCCTTTCATGTTCCTTGGCCTTTGGTGCTGATCAGGTGAATAGAAAAGATAATCCCAATAATCAGAGAGCATTGGAGATATTCTTCAGCTGGTACTATGCTTCTTCAGCGATATCAGTCATAATTGCCTTCACTGGAATTGTGTATATCCAAGATCATCTTGGATGGAAATTAGGTTTTGGAGTTCCAGCAGCACTTATGTTCTTGTccacttttctcttttttctggCATCTCCACTCTATGTAAAGCATAAAACACACAGCAGCTTGCTCACTGGCTTTGCCCGTGTCATTGTTGTAGCATATAAGAACAGGAAACTTCGATTACCACATAAGATCTCTGATGGAATGTATCATCATAAGCAGGACTCTGATCTAGTTGTTCCAACTGATAAACTGAG GTTTCTGAATAAAGCTTGCTTCATTAAGGACCCTGAAAAAGATATAGCCTCTGATGGCTCAACGTTGAATCCATGGAATCTGTGCACAGTTGATCAAGTAGAAGAACTAAAAGCTATTGTAAAAGTTATTCCTCTGTGGTCTACGGGGATCATGATGTATCTGAACATTGGAGGCTCATTTGGATTGCTGCAAGCTAAATCCCTTAACAGACATATCACTCCAAACTTTGAAGTTCCAGCTGGTTCTTTGGCAGTAATCATGATATTCACAATTTTCATTTGGATAGCTCTTTATGACCGAGTGATTATTCCTCTAGCATCAAAGCTCAGAGGCAAACCAATAAGGATCAGTTCCAAGACAAGAATGGGACTTGggttgtttttctcttttctccacttGGTAACTGCAGCAATTGTTGAGACAATAAGGAGAAGGAGAGCAATTAGTGAGGGACATGTTAATGACACACATGCAGTGTTGAACATGTCTGCAATGTGGCTTTTTCCTCAACTTTGCTTGGGTGGCATAGCTGAAGCATTCAATGCAGTAGGCCAGAATGAGTTCTATTACAGTGAGTTTCCAAAGACCATGTCAAGCATTGCTTCTTCCTTTTTTGGACTGGGAATGGCTGTGGGATATGTGTTATCTTCTTTACTATTTCATGCTGTGGAAAAAGTTACTTCAAGAGGTGGAAATGGTGGATGGATCTCAGATAACATTAACAAGGGTCATTTTGACAAGTACTACTGGCTTCTTGTCACTCTCAGTGCTGTTAATTTACTGTATTATCTACTTTGCAGTTGGAATTATGGACCTACTGCAGATCTACAATCAAAGCTAAATCAAGAAAATGGTTCCCAAGAGGAAGAATTACCATTAATTAGATAA
- the LOC106773770 gene encoding probable inactive nicotinamidase At3g16190 translates to MAEDWKQTALLVIDMQKDFIEDWSPVALKAGKDIVPNVVKAVEIARERGMLIVWVVRENDLLGRDVELFRRHYYTEKKAKIGCKGSEGAALVDGLVIKEEDYKLVKTRFSAFFATHLHSVLHAAGIHNLVITGIQTPNCIRQTVFDAVALDYPKVTVIVDATAAATPDVHQANLFDMENVGVATPTLQEWSEAKA, encoded by the exons ATGGCAGAGGATTGGAAGCAAACAGCTCTTCTTGTCATCGACATGCAG AAAGATTTCATAGAAGATTGGAGTCCTGTGGCACTAAAAGCAGGGAAAGACATTGTTCCAAATGTTGTTAAGGCCGTGGAAATTGCAAGGGAGCGTGGCATGCTCATCGTTTGG GTAGTACGAGAAAACGATCTCTTAGGAAGAGATGTTGAGCTTTTTCGGAGGCATTATTATACAGAGAAGAAAGCAAAAATAGGGTGTAAAGGAAGTGAAGGTGCAGCATTAGTTGATGGGTTGGTAATCAAAGAAGAGGATTATAAACTTGTGAAAACCAGGTTCAGTGCATTCTTTGCTACACACCTTCATTCGGTTCTTCATGCTGCAGGAATTCATAATTTGGTGATCACTG GAATTCAAACTCCAAATTGTATCAGACAAACTGTGTTTGATGCTGTAGCGTTGGATTATCCAAAAGTGACTGTTATTGTTGATGCTACTGCAGCAGCCACACCAGATGTTCATCAAG CGAATTTGTTTGACATGGAAAATGTTGGAGTTGCAACCCCAACTTTACAAGAATGGAGTGAAGCCAAAGCTTGA